The following are from one region of the Vitis riparia cultivar Riparia Gloire de Montpellier isolate 1030 chromosome 9, EGFV_Vit.rip_1.0, whole genome shotgun sequence genome:
- the LOC117921791 gene encoding uncharacterized protein LOC117921791 yields MDSVSVPISLHSHASSVPILNGTNFLDWSEQVQFHLGVLDLDLALRTEKPPAITEESSAEEKTLSHSWERSNRLSIMFMRMSIANNIKSTLPERDTAKEFFKTVEEHFRSANKSLAGTLMAELTTMKFDGTRGMHEHILEMSNLAAKLKALGMNVDESFLVQFILNSLPLQYGPFQIHYNTIKDKWNVNELASMLVQEETRLKQQGHHSIHLISKGASKKWKKPKKGKRAEPPKINGPTQRIEVHEKGQNNIKCHFCKKFGHVLRDCHKRKAWFEKKGSTVHASNSMQGFLTI; encoded by the exons atggattcag TTTCAGTTCCTATTTCGCTTCATTCGCACGCTTCATCTGTTCCGATCCTTAATGGAACAAATTTCTTAGACTGGTCTGAGCAAGTCCAGTTTCACCTAGGTGTATTGGATCTTGATTTGGCACTTCGGACTGAGAAACCACCTGCTATTACCGAGGAAAGTAGCGCGGAAGAAAAAACTTTAAGTCATTCTTGGGAAAGATCGAACAGATTGAGCATTATGTTTATGCGAATGAGTATAGCAAACAACATTAAGTCAACACTTCCTGAACGTGACACTGCTAAGGAATTTTTTAAGACTGTGGAAGAACATTTTCGTTCAGCTAACAAGTCTCTTGCTGGGACATTAATGGCTGAACTTACCACCATGAAGTTTGATGGTACTCGTGGGATGCATGAGCACATCCTTGAGATGTCAAATCTAGCTGCTAAACTGAAGGCTCTTGGGATGAATGTGGATGAGTCTTTTCTTGTTCAATTTATTTTGAACTCCTTGCCTCTTCAGTATGGGccatttcaaattcattacAACACTATTAAGGACAAGTGGAATGTAAATGAATTGGCCAGTATGCTTGTTCAAGAAGAGACAAGACTTAAGCAACAAGGACATCATTCAATTCACCTTATAAGTAAAGGAGCTAGTAAGAAGTGGAAGAAACCTAAGAAGGGCAAAAGGGCAGAACCACCTAAGATCAATGGGCCAACTCAAAGAATAGAGGTTCATGAAAAGGGACAAAACAATATCAAGTGCCATTTCTGTAAGAAGTTTGGGCATGTTCTGAGAGATTGCCACAAACGTAAGGCATGGTTTGAGAAAAAAG GTTCCACTGTTCATGCTTCTAATTCAATGCAGGGCTTCCTTACAATCTAG
- the LOC117922376 gene encoding ankyrin repeat-containing protein At5g02620-like: MVEKILEVNPVAINDKNEEKKNVVLLAVENRQPEVYELLVKRKFRKDSVFRAVDNNGNSALHLAAKLSNYQPWHIPGAALQMQWEMKWYKYVKDSMPPHFFTHYNGSRATPKEIFTKDHSDLLKEGGKWLNNTSSSCSVVATLIATVAFATSATVPGDFNEKNGNPNLAHQSAFNLFAVSSLIALCSSVTSLVMFLAILTSRHQEDNFHEELPRKLLFGLTALFIAIAAMLVSFCAGHFFVLKDELKNAALPVYAVTCLPISFFAIAQFSLYFDLAWATFRKVPQRSYKMAF, encoded by the exons ATGGTGGAGAAAATCCTTGAAGTTAATCCCGTTGCCATTAACGacaagaatgaagaaaaaaagaatgtaGTATTGTTAGCAGTGGAGAATAGACAACCTGAGGTGTATGAGCTCTTAGTTAAGAGGAAGTTTCGGAAAGATAGTGTGTTCCGAGCAGTTGACAACAACGGGAACAGCGCATTGCATCTGGCTGCAAAGTTAAGTAATTATCAACCTTGGCATATTCCTGGAGCTGCATTGCAAATGCAATGGGAAATGAAGTGGTATAAG TATGTCAAGGATTCCATGCCGCCGCATTTCTTCACTCATTACAACGGCAGTAGAGCCACTCCAAAGGAGATCTTCACGAAAGACCATTCTGACCTTCTGAAGGAAGGAGGCAAATGGCTGAACAACACTTCCAGTTCCTGCTCCGTTGTTGCAACCCTCATTGCAACAGTTGCTTTCGCCACATCTGCCACTGTGCCAGGCGACTTCAATGAAAAGAATGGGAACCCAAATCTTGCACACCAATCAGCTTTTAATCTCTTTGCAGTTTCATCACTAATTGCTCTCTGCTCTTCAGTGACTTCCCTGGTCATGTTTCTGGCGATTCTCACCTCTAGGCACCAAGAGGATAATTTTCATGAGGAATTGCCTCGGAAGCTTTTATTTGGTTTAACTGCTCTATTCATAGCAATTGCGGCTATGTTGGTCTCTTTTTGTGCAGGACACTTCTTTGTCCTCAAAGATGAACTCAAAAATGCTGCCCTTCCCGTATATGCAGTTACCTGCCTTCCAATATCATTTTTTGCTATAGCCCAGTTTTCCTTATACTTTGATCTTGCGTGGGCTACTTTTAGGAAGGTACCACAACGAAGTTACAAGATGGCTTTCTAG